The proteins below are encoded in one region of Aphelocoma coerulescens isolate FSJ_1873_10779 chromosome 4, UR_Acoe_1.0, whole genome shotgun sequence:
- the LOC138109952 gene encoding ADP-ribosyl cyclase/cyclic ADP-ribose hydrolase 2-like, which yields MMSLFFPLLFVSVLFMNSFSGVHGRKWKGEGTTKNLENIVIGRCYDYIRIVNPAVGEKNCSQIWEAFKNAFINKDPCSILPKDYELFINLSLHAIPPNKSLFWENNQLLVKRFADRGRRYMSLGDTLFGFFGDFLNWCGQADSPGLDYESCPTTMECENNAVESFWRMASITYAQHSSGVIHVLLNGSADGGAYPQPGFFADYEIPNLQKDKISQVVIWVVDDIEGPDIDSCGIHSVKILETRLKTLGYDVICTDNNKSVMFLLCLDNPDNSKCALASSAPAAQRGPISSDRGCSWNKLMIVSFVGFLFRFALVY from the exons ATGAtgagcctttttttccctcttttatttGTCTCTGTTCTGTTTATGAACAGCTTCTCAGGAGTGCATGGAAGGAAATGGAAAGGTGAAGGTACTACTAAAAACCTGGAAAATATTGTCATTGGAAGATGCTATGATTATATTAGAATTGTGAACCCTGCTGTTGG TGAGAAGAATTGTTCACAGATATGggaagcatttaaaaatgcatttattaacAAGGATCCTTGCAGCATTCTGCCTAAGGATTATGAATTATTTATCAACCTGTCATTGCACGCAATTCCACCTAACAAG tctCTTTTCTGGGAAAATAATCAGCTACTGGTCAAACGCTTTGCTGACAGAGGACGTCGCTACATGTCTCTGGGTGATACTCTGTTTGGCTTCTTTGGAGATTTTCTAAACTGGTGTGGGCAGGCAGACAGCCCTG GACTGGACTATGAATCCTGCCCTACCACGATGGAATGTGAAAACAATGCGGTGGAATCTTTCTGGAGGATGGCCTCAATCACT TATGCACAACACAGCTCTGGGGTGATACATGTCTTGTTGAATGGTTCTGCAGACGGAGGAGCTTATCCACAGCCAGG TTTTTTTGCAGATTATGAAATACCTAATCTCCAGAAAGACAAAATCTCACAAGTTGTCATTTGGGTTGTGGATGATATTGAAGGACCAGATAT AGATTCCTGTGGAATTCATAGTGTAAAGATATTAGAAACCAGGCTGAAAACTCTTGGTTATGATGTCATTTGCACTGACAATAACAA GTCTGTAATGTTCTTACTCTGCCTGGATAATCCTGATAATTCTAAGTGCGCCCTTGCATC ATCTGCACCAGCAGCACAAAGAGGACCTATATCTTCAGACAGAGGATGCAGCTGGAACAAGCTCATGATTGTTTCTTTTGTAGGCTTTTTGTTCAGATTTGCTTTAGTGTACTAA